A single genomic interval of Malania oleifera isolate guangnan ecotype guangnan chromosome 11, ASM2987363v1, whole genome shotgun sequence harbors:
- the LOC131168078 gene encoding xyloglucan O-acetyltransferase 4 isoform X2, which yields MKPPSLPSDRAHCSSKDNRCSNLPGLTPFVLCSLVVTTVFSFFILHSSTPFRETSKQSLNRKNFTMKTPKDGREGCDIFKGHWIPDLKGSPYTNSSCATIPNSKNCFRHGRKDNDFLYWRWKPEGCHLPRFHAQTFLRMVRGKKLAFIGDSVARNHMESLLCLLSQEETPKDVYKDSEDRFRTWYFPRHDFTLMILWTKFLVVGEEQVVNGSLSGVYDLHLDKIDAKWQQKLPVLDYAIISDAHWFFRKMYLHQGGRLIGCVFCQEPNVTDLGLGFAIKMAFRSALERINGCGECKGMVTLLRTFSPAHFENGSWDTGGACERTSPLGEGEVNLGSQEWELRTIQVKEVERARRKGRKKGKRFGAVDVTRAMLMRPDGHPGAHWGNKWMKGYNDCVHWCMPGPIDAWNDFLMAVLGKEAGWFGD from the exons ATGAAGCCGCCGTCTCTGCCGTCGGACAGAGCTCATTGTTCTAGTAAAGATAATCGGTGCTCCAATTTGCCAGGGCTCACCCCTTTCGTGCTGTGTTCTCTAGTCGTAACCACAGTTTTCAGCTTCTTCATCCTCCATTCCTCAACCCCTTTTAGGGAAACCTCCAAACAAAGCCTCAATCGCAAGAATTTCACCATGAAAACCCCCAAAG ATGGCCGCGAGGGCTGTGACATTTTTAAGGGTCACTGGATTCCAGACCTGAAAGGGTCTCCGTACACAAATTCGAGCTGCGCAACAATTCCCAATTCCAAGAATTGTTTCAGGCATGGGAGGAAGGACAATGATTTTCTGTACTGGAGATGGAAGCCGGAGGGATGTCATCTGCCCAGATTCCATGCTCAGACATTTCTGAGAATGGTTCGAGGAAAGAAGCTTGCATTTATTGGGGACTCTGTTGCTCGGAACCATATGGAATCGCTGCTCTGTCTCCTCTCTCAG GAAGAAACTCCCAAAGATGTTTACAAGGATTCTGAAGACAGGTTCAGGACATGGTACTTTCCTCGCCATGATTTCACCCTGATGATCCTATGGACCAAATTCTTGGTGGTGGGCGAGGAACAGGTCGTCAACGGCTCGCTCTCGGGCGTTTACGACTTGCACCTCGACAAGATCGACGCCAAATGGCAACAGAAACTCCCAGTCTTGGACTACGCCATAATCTCCGATGCCCACTGGTTCTTCAGAAAAATGTACCTGCACCAGGGTGGCAGACTCATAGGCTGCGTCTTTTGCCAGGAACCGAACGTGACCGACCTCGGGCTTGGCTTCGCCATCAAAATGGCCTTTCGGAGTGCGCTTGAGCGCATCAACGGGTGTGGCGAGTGCAAGGGCATGGTGACCCTGCTGCGGACATTCTCGCCTGCCCATTTTGAGAACGGGTCGTGGGACACCGGAGGGGCGTGCGAGCGAACGAGCCCTCTCGGGGAAGGGGAGGTGAACTTGGGGAGCCAGGAGTGGGAGCTGAGGACAATCCAAGTGAAGGAAGTAGAGAGGGCGAGAAGGAAGGGGAGGAAGAAGGGGAAGAGGTTTGGGGCAGTGGATGTGACTAGGGCAATGCTGATGAGGCCCGATGGCCATCCTGGGGCTCACTGGGGGAACAAGTGGATGAAGGGCTACAATGACTGCGTACACTGGTGCATGCCAGGCCCCATTGATGCCTGGAATGATTTTTTGATGGCTGTTTTGGGGAAGGAGGCTGGTTGGTTTGGTGACTAG
- the LOC131168078 gene encoding xyloglucan O-acetyltransferase 4 isoform X1, producing MKPPSLPSDRAHCSSKDNRCSNLPGLTPFVLCSLVVTTVFSFFILHSSTPFRETSKQSLNRKNFTMKTPKDADADGREGCDIFKGHWIPDLKGSPYTNSSCATIPNSKNCFRHGRKDNDFLYWRWKPEGCHLPRFHAQTFLRMVRGKKLAFIGDSVARNHMESLLCLLSQEETPKDVYKDSEDRFRTWYFPRHDFTLMILWTKFLVVGEEQVVNGSLSGVYDLHLDKIDAKWQQKLPVLDYAIISDAHWFFRKMYLHQGGRLIGCVFCQEPNVTDLGLGFAIKMAFRSALERINGCGECKGMVTLLRTFSPAHFENGSWDTGGACERTSPLGEGEVNLGSQEWELRTIQVKEVERARRKGRKKGKRFGAVDVTRAMLMRPDGHPGAHWGNKWMKGYNDCVHWCMPGPIDAWNDFLMAVLGKEAGWFGD from the exons ATGAAGCCGCCGTCTCTGCCGTCGGACAGAGCTCATTGTTCTAGTAAAGATAATCGGTGCTCCAATTTGCCAGGGCTCACCCCTTTCGTGCTGTGTTCTCTAGTCGTAACCACAGTTTTCAGCTTCTTCATCCTCCATTCCTCAACCCCTTTTAGGGAAACCTCCAAACAAAGCCTCAATCGCAAGAATTTCACCATGAAAACCCCCAAAG ATGCTGATGCAGATGGCCGCGAGGGCTGTGACATTTTTAAGGGTCACTGGATTCCAGACCTGAAAGGGTCTCCGTACACAAATTCGAGCTGCGCAACAATTCCCAATTCCAAGAATTGTTTCAGGCATGGGAGGAAGGACAATGATTTTCTGTACTGGAGATGGAAGCCGGAGGGATGTCATCTGCCCAGATTCCATGCTCAGACATTTCTGAGAATGGTTCGAGGAAAGAAGCTTGCATTTATTGGGGACTCTGTTGCTCGGAACCATATGGAATCGCTGCTCTGTCTCCTCTCTCAG GAAGAAACTCCCAAAGATGTTTACAAGGATTCTGAAGACAGGTTCAGGACATGGTACTTTCCTCGCCATGATTTCACCCTGATGATCCTATGGACCAAATTCTTGGTGGTGGGCGAGGAACAGGTCGTCAACGGCTCGCTCTCGGGCGTTTACGACTTGCACCTCGACAAGATCGACGCCAAATGGCAACAGAAACTCCCAGTCTTGGACTACGCCATAATCTCCGATGCCCACTGGTTCTTCAGAAAAATGTACCTGCACCAGGGTGGCAGACTCATAGGCTGCGTCTTTTGCCAGGAACCGAACGTGACCGACCTCGGGCTTGGCTTCGCCATCAAAATGGCCTTTCGGAGTGCGCTTGAGCGCATCAACGGGTGTGGCGAGTGCAAGGGCATGGTGACCCTGCTGCGGACATTCTCGCCTGCCCATTTTGAGAACGGGTCGTGGGACACCGGAGGGGCGTGCGAGCGAACGAGCCCTCTCGGGGAAGGGGAGGTGAACTTGGGGAGCCAGGAGTGGGAGCTGAGGACAATCCAAGTGAAGGAAGTAGAGAGGGCGAGAAGGAAGGGGAGGAAGAAGGGGAAGAGGTTTGGGGCAGTGGATGTGACTAGGGCAATGCTGATGAGGCCCGATGGCCATCCTGGGGCTCACTGGGGGAACAAGTGGATGAAGGGCTACAATGACTGCGTACACTGGTGCATGCCAGGCCCCATTGATGCCTGGAATGATTTTTTGATGGCTGTTTTGGGGAAGGAGGCTGGTTGGTTTGGTGACTAG